The window acctatttggattcattctgttcTGCGgtctagaacgtttgagtataagaacaaactctaatgggaagccccaaggcctacatctaaggccccacaaaggcacttatttgggttcattctacctcTCGagctcgggtaatcagaagtataatagttataagACTCCTGCACtcacgagaacaaatatgatgtgttcgagcactggtttagtttaataggaagcctcaaggcctatacctaaggccccacaaaggcacctgttataactaacacggtttctcgggtatatatatatatatacaactaaaactcgacatccattttatatctgccatgctgaagatggcagtggcacgcccgagcacctaaaagttaatcttgattgtgagcctcaagacttacacctaaggccccacaaaggcacctttcaaagttaactttgtccttctctttcagccttgcccgacgagtCTTGCCCGATAaagacttgcccgacgagacttgcccgacaaagtctgacagtgaagcagaagcccgacagcagccctcaaccggcgccaacctcccggggagctgtgtgctcgtcggccaggaaacatccccgacggaaattcctgacgcgaacaatTTCTGTTACTTATGTTACTGAAAAAGGAaacataaatataatattttatggGGTGCACTCGGATGTGCACTCAGAGTTTCCAATGCAGTCGTTATGTAGTATTACCAAAGCGTTTATGTTATAATGTGTTTATTAGGGCCATATTTCTTTCGTGGTTTTGCGGTGTcactttatttttaatgtgatcttcgtggtaaaaaaaatattagttaaATGTTTATGGTGAACTTCGTTAACAATTGCAGTGCAAATCAAAATTTCTATTaatatttcgttaaaaatgTGGTTAAAATCATCATTTCAAACAATTCTCTTAACTAAGAAGCCGAGCAAATTGTATGTGTTTGAAATCCCATTTCTCAATGATCATATGTACGCCTCTCACGAAatctttcctctttttcttcaattacatctgaaaACGACTTATAAATCTTATTATGACCATCCATCATTGGTTGTCCGCGAATTCCATTATCATCAATCATTGTCCCAAGAAAGCACTCCGATGCACATGGATGATCATTGAGAAATGGGAAGTTATTAGAGAACTCATAGGATAGATGATTTAGGCTTATGAGTTGTGTCAATTGTTTAAAATGACGATTTTAACCACGTTTTTAAATGGAATACTAACATAAGTTTTGATTTGGACTTTTAATTGCTAACGGAGTTCACCACAAGTATGTAATTAACAACCTTTTCACTACAGGGATCATATTAAAAATAAGGTGTCACTACAGGAACCATGAAAAAAATTTGacctttaattatttttcaattataaaatattaacttTATCATATGCATGTTAATTCAAGTCGCATGCGGTAATACAtaacatttaaaaaattattgttacgaaaaaaaataaaaattaattgaacTAGAAGTATCAAGTttattgtgacatcccacatcgcccaggagagtgatccttaaatgtatattctcatcccaacctagcacgaggccttttgagagctcactggcttcaggttccgtaggaactccgaagttaagcgataagggggctagagcactcccaggatgggtgacccactgggaagttgctcgtgagttcccataaacaaaaccatgagggaatggtaagcccaaagcggacaatatcgtgctacggtagtggAGCGGGCCCGAGAAGTGATCCGTcctgggccgagatgtgacaatttggtatcaaagccataccctggccgtggtgtgccgacaaggacgttgggcccctaaggggggtggattgtgacatcccacatcgcccaggggagtgatccttaaatgtatattcccatccctacctagcacgaggctttttgggagcccactggcttcaggttccgtaaaaactccgaagttaagcgagaagggggccagagcactcccaggatgggtgacccactcgGAAGTTGTTCgtgagttctcaaaaacaaaaccgtgagggaatggtaagcccaaagcggacaatatcgtgctacggtaatAGAGcgagcccgggaagtgatccgtcctgggccgggatgtgacaatttggtatcagagccataccctggccgtggtgtgccgacaaggacgtcgggcccttaagggggtggattgtgacatcccacatcgcctaggggagtgatccttaaatgtatattctcatccctacctagcacgaggctttttgggagctcactggcttcgggttccgtaagaactccgaagttaagcgagaagggggccagagcactcccaggatgggtgactcactcgaattgctcgtgagttcccagaaacaaaaccgtgagggaatgataagcccaaagcggacaatatcgtgctacggtagtggagcgggcccggaaagtgatccgccccggaccgggatgtgacatttatCATATACCATTATTATAATTTTGTCGTCCACCACTATTATAATACACTGAATTTGTTTTTACGATAATACTTATAAGTTCATCAATttgaaaaatggagaaaatcaaGTCGAATTCTAGTCTTTCTTTACCACTTAAACCAAATGTCCCGAAGAatgatatttatttattttgtcttgCCAAAACAATAATTCATATGCTTGACTAGCAtaaaattggaatttggaatATGCATGTACCGTGAAATGCTTTTTTGATATATTCAGATCGATCTGGTATAAACCCTATAACTAAAACTCCTTCCCATGCGTGTGACATAGCAGCAAACACACCATGACCACCACTCATGACGACCTCCCACTTCACACGTCCAAGCCTTCTCGTCAAACCACCGCAAACCGCTTATTCGCGGTGGTTCATTCGTGTGCCATCTTAACCCTTCTCTATCACCATTCACTCTCTCTCCTCAATTCCACAACCGCAACATCTTTCTTCATTACCCTCACCTTCCTTGTCTCCGACTCTATTCTTGCTTTCATGTTCACCACCACACAATCTTTTCGAATGCGACCGATATACCGTGACGAATTCCCCGAAAACATGAAAAGGGTTGTACAAGAATTGGATGTTCCTGCATTGGACGTGTTCATATGCACTGCCGATCCGTACAAGGAGCCGCCAATGAACGTGGTCAACACGGCCTTGTCGGTGATGGCTTATGATTACCCGACAGAGAAGCTTTCAGTGTATGTTTCAGATGACGGGGGCTCGGCGCTGACTCTCTTTTCTTTCATGGAGGCTGCCAAGTTTGCAAGCCACTGGTTGCCTTTTTGCAGGAAGAACAAGATTGTGGAATGCAACCCAGAAGCTTATTTTGCTACCGATCATTCTCGGTTTTATGAGGCTGAGAAGATCAAGGTACGTAATAGCCAGTATATATGTTAATAAATGTTATTTTACCAGATTTATGGTTGTCAAATATACGTATTCTTATGATTAGGATATCATATTTTCCAAAACAGTTGGTAGGAGAACAGTTACGCTGTCAAAACTTATTTGTCATGAAATTAATACTACATCTGCTAGGAACCTCTTCCTGTACGGTGGCTGCACAGGCATACCTCTAAGGTCGGCCTTGAAATGTATGTAGATATTAATATGTATAACAAAATAATGTGTAATACGAGACTTAGATGTTCTATTGATTCTTGTAATTTTCTGGTTTTTGGTGaggttgcttttgaagaagtgcTTGAAGTTTGCTTATTGTTTTGTAATTGGTCATTTTTAATTGTAATTCATTTTAAATCTAGTTTGCAAAGACCATTTGGGGCTAAAATTTTCATGAATGTTTCTATGTAATGTCTTTTATTTTATGAAGGAAACATCCTAACTCAAGTGAAAAGATTCTAAATAATACTAACATAGTCATTGCTTGACTATTCTTTTATTTATGCAAATCACAGTTTTTTCATACACATAAGTAAgtgattaaaaaacaaaaataaaaaaattcatacacatatcaaattgtaattgatataaatataaaaatggcTACTTGTCAGAAAAAAGGAGCCAAACTTTCTTTTGGAATAATGACAAATTGATCAACACCATTTTATATTTagtgcttttgtttttgtttttttgttggtttAGATCAATGAGATTACTTTATAAAGCAGCTGCCAATACTGGCTTAATTAATTACATGTTCTGAATCATGGCACAGGATGTGTACCAAGGCGTGAAAGTAAGGGTAAACAATGTAATTGAGATCGGCACGGTTGGTCCTGAACATGTAACGGGAGAGCGGGAAATTCAAGCTTTTAGCAAATGGACGGATAAATTTACCAAACCAGACCATCCCACAGTTATCCAAGTATTTTCTAACTCAAGTGAAAGCACTTTTATGACCTGGAAAGAATACTTTGATTCTTCATCTCACCTCCTCtgaattattaaaaataaaagggttACCTCAAAAGCAACAGTAATTATTCTATTTGGCACAGTTATTAATTTCTGAGGGGTTATGCCCCCAACATCTTCTAgccaaaagaaaattacaattaTGTTATATTTTTAGTAGACAATTTGCTAAAAAATATCATCTATCTGATTCCAAAACATATTGagtttgtagttatttatataATGCTTATTTAGGGTAACATgcattgaaattcaatttttatgTCACTTTGCTCCCTAACGTTTAAGTCCGTTAACAAAATCGTTAAAAGTTTGTACGGCACAAATGAAACCCATTAGTGCTGAGAGATGTGTGTCTCAATACCATGAGCAGGTTGTTTTGGACAGTAGCAAAGACAAAGACGTCTCAGACCATTTGATGCCAAACCTAATATACGTCTCTAGAGAAAAAAGAAGGACGTCACTCCATCATTTTAAAGCTGGTGCGCTTAATGCCCTCGTAAGCTTTCATATCTATACATAATTTTCTCATAAAACCATCTCTTTACGATTAACTTTCTTCACTAGCTGATTAACCATTTCACTTGTGTCTTTTGTTGGTGTTAACAAAGCTTCGAGTTTCAGCTACCATGACCAACGCTCCAATAATATTAACCCTAGACTGTGATACCTACTCCAACGACTCACAAACACCTCATCGTGCATTATGTTACTTATCATCAGATCCCAAAGTGGGGTTTGTGCAGTTTCCTCAACGTTTTCATGGAATCAACAAGAACGACATATATGCATGCGAACACAAGCGTTTGTATAAAATTAACCCAGTAGGAATGGATGGGCTACTGGGACCAAATTATTTAGGGACTGGGAGCTTTTTCTCTAGACGAGCATTCTTTGGAGAACCATCACATCTTCTACCTCCTGAAATCCCTCAACTTTGCCCAACCAATGTAGTGAGCAATCCCATTCAGTCTCCAGAGGTTACGGAGTTGGCACACCGTGTTGCTGCTTGCAGTTATGAGATTAGTACCAATTGGGGCTCGAAGGTACGTTAATTAGGGCAGCTTTCAGATTTATTTTAGAAGGTAAGTTCTTTAGTAGTGTTTGACAGAAAAACTTAAATGTTGTGTAGATTGGTGTGAGATATGGTTCACTAGTGGAAGATTTTTTCACGGGTTATCGTCTGCATTGTGAGGGATGGAAGTCGATATTCTGCCATCCAACTAGGGCAGCATTTTATGGGGATGCCCCAATGAACCTTATTGATGTCTTGAACCAAAACAAGCGATGGGCAATAGGCGACCTTGAGGTGGCTTTCTCTAAGTATAGTCCAATTACATATGGAACTTGTGTCATGGGTCCTTTGATGGGCTTGTCTTATGCTCACTACGCATTTTGGCCGATTTGGTCTATCCCCCTCACCACATATGCTTTTCTACCCCAGCTAGCTCTTTTCAACGGACTAACTACATTTCCTAAGGTAATTAATGTACATTCACCCTTCGCAATTTGTTTTTCTAGATAACGagtaaggttctaaaagacactaAGCGCTAGTTGGGCGGCAGCCTGGAGCCTAGCGCCTAGGTAGAAtaagcggatttaagtaaatctattaaattttgaataaataagtgtctgtttatacttaaaatatatataatttcatcataaactacaaaatagaatgacatatatataatttcatcacaaactacaaaatagaatgacatatatattatgaagtattggacataatgaaaacataggaaacaagcatataatgtgtgttcatttaaatattcaacaagtctttacaatttattgaaaaaaataaaataaaatgtaaactgaaagctatctattttctgtctaagtgagtcgcaacttAGTCGGTGCCTAGGCGGGTACCTAGGCCGTCTAGGCGGGTGCCTCAACAGGTCTAagcgtcatttcttaattttcaaataccTAAGCATTAATTGGGCAGCTGCCTAGCGCCTAGGTAGGGCTTGGGCGgcgctaggcggggatttttaaaACAGTGATAACGAGTTAACTCATTTTATTATCAGAcagtttgacatattatatatattccaaaatttcaatgtattCCATGTTCAAAACATTCTAATGACGTATCATGAACATGTGGCAATCATGTCAGTCTTACGATGTGCTACAAcaattcatgattttttttcaaaaaaaaatgttactcttgccacatttttcatacctcaTTCTCCAACATATAAATgtggtatgaaaaatgtgataaGTATAATATTACTCTGTTTTTTTAAAGATTGAAGTGCTCAATGCAGGTTTCAGAGCCATGGTTTCTCCTAtatgtgtttcttttccttggagCCTATATTCAAGATCTCCTAGATTTTGTGTTAGCTGGTGGAACGGTCCAAACGTGGTGGAATGACCAAAGGATGTGGTTGATTAGGGGACTCTCAAGCTTCTTGTTTGGAACCATTGAGTTCTTTCTCAAATCCCTTGGCATTGCCTCACATGGATTTAATGTGACAAGTAAAGTCCTCGATGATGACCACAGCAAACGATATGAACAAGGCACCATTGAGTTCGGAGTTCCGTCAGCAATGTTTGTGCCGCTAACAATGGCAGCCATTGTTAACTTGGCCGCCTTTGCTTGGGGCAATGTGGAGGTTTTTAGAGGCAAGTGTAGCATAGAGGGAGTGTTTGTGCAGATGTTTATAGCTGGCTTTGGCACAATGAACTCGAAACCAATATATGAAGCCATAATCAATAGGAAGGATAAAGGAAGAATTCCTAAAAAAACTGCTGTAGTTTCAACGTCTCTAGCATTTGCTCTATTTGCAGCAGCTCATGTAACTCTAAGGAACTGAATATGCAAAATTTATAGCCTTAGAAATTGGTCTCAAATAGTCAAATTTATGCAGAAGTGCATAGTATTTAATGTCTTTGTTATTCATCTTAGTGAATTGACATTTTTCTTTGACCGACCCTCTCCCCAGCCTCATGGTTGAGTGCGCTTGCACGACACATCATGGTCTTGGGTTCGACGGTTGGTGCTCTGCTCCTGCCCCCTAAACAACAAcccaaaatttgacaaaaaaaaaaaaaaaaaaaaggaatcgacatttttcttttctcgtGGCAAGAGTTATTGCTTATGCAAAATTCACAGTGAATTATGCTAAAGATTTGCACACTACTAATCTTAATCATAATTTTTCATTATTCaaaagcaataaaaaaaattaaagatttgTACACTACTTATCATAATCATAATCATAATTTAAGGCCATTGCTAATACAATGTGAACTATGTTTGTACTAGATTTGAGTCGTCTTTTTGACATATTTGCCTTGGGACTCTTAGTTCTACGAAAGTTTTTATGTCTTATCTTTGTGACATATCTACCTCAAGACCTCTAGTTCTAGTAGTGTGGTTTGTGTGGTAGCCATCTAAGCGTTTAAAATCATTTGCGTTTTTGTGCGAATTATCTTCAAATCAATAAATTGGTCACTGGAAAATATCTACCCATTTGATACCTATTGTAATTGGGGTTGCTCTTCGTAATATAACTTTATCGCttctttccaaaataaaaaaat is drawn from Malus domestica chromosome 14, GDT2T_hap1 and contains these coding sequences:
- the LOC103404841 gene encoding cellulose synthase-like protein G3: MTTTHDDLPLHTSKPSRQTTANRLFAVVHSCAILTLLYHHSLSLLNSTTATSFFITLTFLVSDSILAFMFTTTQSFRMRPIYRDEFPENMKRVVQELDVPALDVFICTADPYKEPPMNVVNTALSVMAYDYPTEKLSVYVSDDGGSALTLFSFMEAAKFASHWLPFCRKNKIVECNPEAYFATDHSRFYEAEKIKDVYQGVKVRVNNVIEIGTVGPEHVTGEREIQAFSKWTDKFTKPDHPTVIQVVLDSSKDKDVSDHLMPNLIYVSREKRRTSLHHFKAGALNALLRVSATMTNAPIILTLDCDTYSNDSQTPHRALCYLSSDPKVGFVQFPQRFHGINKNDIYACEHKRLYKINPVGMDGLLGPNYLGTGSFFSRRAFFGEPSHLLPPEIPQLCPTNVVSNPIQSPEVTELAHRVAACSYEISTNWGSKIGVRYGSLVEDFFTGYRLHCEGWKSIFCHPTRAAFYGDAPMNLIDVLNQNKRWAIGDLEVAFSKYSPITYGTCVMGPLMGLSYAHYAFWPIWSIPLTTYAFLPQLALFNGLTTFPKVSEPWFLLYVFLFLGAYIQDLLDFVLAGGTVQTWWNDQRMWLIRGLSSFLFGTIEFFLKSLGIASHGFNVTSKVLDDDHSKRYEQGTIEFGVPSAMFVPLTMAAIVNLAAFAWGNVEVFRGKCSIEGVFVQMFIAGFGTMNSKPIYEAIINRKDKGRIPKKTAVVSTSLAFALFAAAHVTLRN